In Phragmites australis chromosome 17, lpPhrAust1.1, whole genome shotgun sequence, the following are encoded in one genomic region:
- the LOC133897675 gene encoding uncharacterized protein LOC133897675, whose translation MSESACDEQSMVKLQASSAPMGQREAMLSAYHRDNDEGEEGATVDNMDPSRPFLVIEKLDLQTLKEWNRLRSAWVAKSLLAIAKSLPNEITIPDPTPKWVHDAFCDIRHRLGSVLKKDSVRSFLRFFLNSKCSLHWNLSITSETLTFMISYNALRCAKVVLEGKAPELNCMRANPNCMNPFGYFPIHEAAERFSVDMIKLLFHHGASANVRTVGKRVIEGLLPLHVAVENACLHKYLEENLFPIQDHQDYIYKLIHLLCLPEMKIFLDTTRLIAAETDNLVDEIWNYMKDGKLLQAAVILLAAQGQIRGGFFSESNINGNQQNGFNVIMHRIVIHFVDGKWVKDENGKAQEHLDEMRLLSDCAFLLVDLISQAGEDLDSYIQKHSEVPHAEVLKRVSSILMDRGFCPTGESIEVENLRPYDCKIADREFHDKVTGTAHLHAVEGKAVRKKLPTGYDPTYERRSYFPYWRSVLASRRLVRVYPSYAAGERSVFDVEQLRFRSSNPMGKIYSPTNHNLGLLERIRQLKSNPQSIRCFGTAALTLLSRKVPGGKRCC comes from the exons ATGTCGGAATCGGCCTGTG ATGAACAATCAATGGTAAAACTTCAGGCTAGTTCTGCACCAATGGGACAAAGGGAGGCAATGCTTTCTGCTTATCATAGAGATAATGATGAAGGTGAAGAGGGTGCAACCGTAGATAATATGGATCCTTCCCGCCCTTTTCTAGTTATCGAGAAATTAGATTTGCAAACGTTGAAAGAG TGGAATCGTTTAAGATCTGCTTGGGTCGCCAAGTCCTTACTCGCCATCGCCAAGTCCTTACCAAATGAAATAACCATCCCAGACCCTACCccaaag TGGGTGCATGATGCCTTCTGTGATATACGTCACCGCTTGGGGTCCGTCTTGAAGAAGGACAGTGTCCGGAGCTTCCTCCGATTTTTCCTGAACTCCAAGTGCAGCTTGCATTGGAATCTTAGCATCACCTCAGAAACCTTAACCTTCATGATCAGTTATAATGCCCTGCGGTGTGCGAAAGTTGTATTGGAGGGCAAGGCACCTGAGCTCAATTGTATGCGCGCCAATCCCAACTGCATGAACCCATTTGGATACTTCCCCATTCATGAAGCTGCTGAAAGGTTCTCTGTTGACATGATCAAGTTGCTCTTCCACCATGGTGCATCAGCCAATGTACGCACAGTCGGCAAGAGAGTTATTGAAGGCCTACTCCCTCTTCATGTTGCAGTTGAGAACGCTTGCCTGCACAAGTATCTGGAGGAGAATCTATTTCCTATCCAGGATCATCAGGATTATATCTACAAGCTCATCCATCTGCTGTGCCTACCTGAGATG AAGATCTTTTTGGATACGACTAGACTGATTGCCGCGGAAACAGATAATCTAGTTGATGAGATCTGGAATTACATGAAGGACGGAAAGCTTCTACAGGCTGCAGTTATACTCCTTGCAGCTCAAGGGCAGATCCGTGGGGGCTTTTTCTCTGAGAGCAACATCAATGGCAATCAGCAAAATGGGTTCAATGTTATCATGCATCGTATAGTGATTCACTTTGTTGACGGGAAATGGGTGAAAGATGAAAATGGAAAGGCACAGGAGCATCTGGACGAGATGAGATTACTTAGTGATTGTGCATTTCTGCTTGTTGATTTAATTTCCCAAGCTGGTGAAGATCTTGATTCGTACATTCAGAAACATTCAGAG GTGCCCCATGCGGAGGTCCTCAAACGGGTTTCATCTATTCTTATGGATCGTGGGTTTTGCCCTACTGGAGAAAGCATTGAAGTTGAAAACCT CCGCCCTTACGACTGCAAAATTGCTGACAGAGAGTTTCATGACAAAG TTACAGGAACGGCTCATCTGCATGCTGTCGAGGGAAAG GCTGTTAGAAAGAAACTACCTACAGGATATGATCCAACATACGAAAGGAGAAGTTATTTCCCATACTGGAGATCAGTGTTAGCATCCCGACGCCTTGTGAGGGTGTATCCATCCTATGCAGCAGGTGAAAGGTCTGTGTTTGATGTTGAACAGCTCCGTTTTCGCTCTAGTAATCCAATGGGCAAAATTTATTCTCCAACAAATCATAATCTTGGTTTGTTGGAAAGAATCCGGCAACTAAAAAGTAATCCTCAATCAATAAGGTGCTTTGGTACTGCTGCATTGACGCTCTTGAGTAGAAAG GTGCCTGGTGGCAAGCGGTGCTGCTGA